In Apium graveolens cultivar Ventura chromosome 10, ASM990537v1, whole genome shotgun sequence, the following are encoded in one genomic region:
- the LOC141693207 gene encoding F-box protein CPR1-like, producing MALPCDLIFDQILCRVPVKYLLRCRCVSKEWCSIIDSAAFINKHAKTIIESNAGSGIIITGSETLFLTDTESFYGDEDVVVTEIKDPLKTVFPGADFVGVANSLLCFCKNNWNDFLLYNPSTRKHRKVPSMGEFVLWFDMVNVSQCGFGYDHVNDDYKIVKVVDFCGLVVMVYSLRSNCWTQIHKVPDNIEIYPKSRKGMFASGALHWLAAKKMPASSFIILGFDLGFERFNEIPSPVARNGNFYIADGGSLCIVEQCTNSRTDVWLINNYGAENPWYKAFSVEQPGPLGSFRAFSPVVFSRSGKDVLLEVDSSKLVWV from the coding sequence ATGGCCCTTCCTTGCGACTTGATTTTCGATCAAATACTCTGTCGTGTTCCTGTTAAGTATCTTCTTCGTTGTCGATGTGTTTCCAAAGAATGGTGTTCGATTATCGATAGCGCTGCATTTATCAACAAACATGCTAAAACAATCATCGAGTCCAATGCCGGTAGTGGTATCATTATTACTGGGAGTGAAACTCTTTTTTTGACTGATACTGAGTCTTTTTACGGTGATGAGGACGTTGTGGTTACCGAAATAAAGGATCCACTTAAGACTGTTTTCCCTGGGGCTGACTTTGTGGGTGTGGCTAATAGTTTACTATGTTTTTGTAAGAATAATTGGAATGATTTTCTACTATATAATCCATCGACTAGGAAGCATAGAAAGGTACCTAGCATGGGTGAGTTTGTGCTGTGGTTTGACATGGTAAATGTTTCGCAATGTGGGTTTGGGTATGATCATGTAAATGATGATTACAAGATTGTCAAAGTGGTTGACTTTTGTGGCTTGGTGGTCATGGTCTACAGCCTCAGATCTAATTGTTGGACACAAATTCACAAAGTTCCCGATAACATTGAGATTTATCCCAAATCTCGAAAGGGCATGTTTGCAAGTGGAGCTCTACATTGGTTGGCCGCTAAAAAGATGCCAGCTTCCTCTTTTATCATTCTTGGTTTTGATCTTGGGTTTGAACGATTCAATGAGATCCCTTCTCCAGTTGCTCGCAATGGGAATTTTTATATTGCTGATGGAGGATCCCTATGCATCGTTGAACAGTGCACCAATTCTCGTACGGATGTGTGGCTAATAAATAATTATGGGGCAGAAAATCCTTGGTACAAAGCATTTTCCGTGGAACAACCTGGTCCACTTGGATCTTTTAGGGCTTTTAGTCCTGTTGTTTTTTCGAGGAGTGGCAAGGATGTACTATTAGAGGTGGACAGCTCAAAACTTGTGTGGGTATGA
- the LOC141693751 gene encoding F-box protein CPR1-like isoform X1, translating into MFLPNELIDDILYRVPVKYLLRCRCVSKEWCSIIDSNAFVRKHCKRTNECNRGGGVVISGDGKVFLTDVDSLRDDIVDVIELDDACVSGAEFVGVSNGLVCLCKDNKNVFVLCNPSTRKYRMLPRIPSVFGREFEEVEVPLCGFGYDCVNDDYKVVKIGEGEECTVVIVYSLKSNTWKRIQDIGSNVRFIPERGKLVGGALHWMTIKYPRNCCGFVFGIDLGLEQYKEDPFPDVQGTFICLVYVGESLCITDNYHESHTDVWLMNNHGNGKVWYKAFTVEQPGPFGTFKFIRPVAFSNTGNDVLLEVDRKKLLWYDLEKKTVKTIKINGIPVKFETHMYTESLFQLTEAKQLHKLSQDKKQKQQQKKGDDFLSRGFKLKHEIYLITGKMDVSDYKEGTTDG; encoded by the exons ATGTTTTTACCCAATGAATTAATCGATGATATTCTGTATCGCGTGCCTGTTAAGTATCTTCTTCGTTGTCGTTGCGTATCGAAAGAATGGTGTTCTATTATCGATAGCAATGCGTTTGTTAGAAAACATTGTAAGAGGACTAATGAGTGTAATCGTGGTGGCGGTGTCGTAATTAGTGGTGATGGGAAGGTTTTCTTGACTGATGTCGACAGTTTACGTGATGATATTGTTGATGTTATTGAATTAGATGATGCTTGTGTCTCGGGTGCGGAATTTGTTGGTGTTTCAAATGGATTAGTTTGTTTGTGTAAGGATAATAAGAATGTGTTTGTGTTGTGTAATCCGTCTACGAGGAAGTATAGGATGTTACCCAGGATACCGAGTGTGTTTGGGAGGGAGTTTGAGGAGGTTGAGGTTCCGTTGTGTGGGTTTGGGTATGATTGTGTTAATGATGATTATAAGGTTGTTAAGATTGGGGAGGGTGAGGAATGTACGGTGGTTATAGTGTATAGCTTGAAAAGTAATACGTGGAAAAGGATTCAGGATATTGGGAGTAATGTTCGTTTTATACCTGAACGGGGAAAGTTGGTAGGTGGAGCTCTGCATTGGATGACGATTAAGTATCCTAGAAATTGTTGTGGTTTTGTTTTTGGTATTGATCTCGGGCTTGAGCAATACAAGGAGGACCCTTTTCCTGATGTTCAAGGGACCTTTATATGCTTGGTTTATGTTGGAGAATCCCTTTGCATTACTGATAACTACCACGAGTCTCATACAGATGTGTGGCTGATGAATAATCATGGGAATGGAAAGGTATGGTACAAAGCATTTACAGTGGAGCAACCCGGACCATTTGGAACTTTTAAGTTTATTAGACCTGTTGCCTTTTCGAACACCGGCAACGATGTACTTTTAGAGGTGGACCGCAAAAAACTTTTGTGGTATGACCTTGAAAAGAAGACAGTCAAGACTATTAAGATTAATGGGATTCCGGTTAAGTTCGAGACACATATGTACACTGAGAGTCTCTTTCAACTCACTGAGGCTAAGCAGTTGCATAAGCTGTCACAAGACAAAAAACAGAAGCAACAACAAAAGAAAGG GGATGATTTTCTTTCCAGAGGATTTAAACTAAAGCATGAGATATACTTGATCACTGGAAAGATGGATGTGTCCGATTACAAG GAAGGCACCACAGATGGGTGA
- the LOC141693751 gene encoding F-box protein CPR1-like isoform X2 — translation MFLPNELIDDILYRVPVKYLLRCRCVSKEWCSIIDSNAFVRKHCKRTNECNRGGGVVISGDGKVFLTDVDSLRDDIVDVIELDDACVSGAEFVGVSNGLVCLCKDNKNVFVLCNPSTRKYRMLPRIPSVFGREFEEVEVPLCGFGYDCVNDDYKVVKIGEGEECTVVIVYSLKSNTWKRIQDIGSNVRFIPERGKLVGGALHWMTIKYPRNCCGFVFGIDLGLEQYKEDPFPDVQGTFICLVYVGESLCITDNYHESHTDVWLMNNHGNGKVWYKAFTVEQPGPFGTFKFIRPVAFSNTGNDVLLEVDRKKLLWYDLEKKTVKTIKINGIPVKFETHMYTESLFQLTEAKQLHKLSQDKKQKQQQKKGGFKLKHEIYLITGKMDVSDYKEGTTDG, via the exons ATGTTTTTACCCAATGAATTAATCGATGATATTCTGTATCGCGTGCCTGTTAAGTATCTTCTTCGTTGTCGTTGCGTATCGAAAGAATGGTGTTCTATTATCGATAGCAATGCGTTTGTTAGAAAACATTGTAAGAGGACTAATGAGTGTAATCGTGGTGGCGGTGTCGTAATTAGTGGTGATGGGAAGGTTTTCTTGACTGATGTCGACAGTTTACGTGATGATATTGTTGATGTTATTGAATTAGATGATGCTTGTGTCTCGGGTGCGGAATTTGTTGGTGTTTCAAATGGATTAGTTTGTTTGTGTAAGGATAATAAGAATGTGTTTGTGTTGTGTAATCCGTCTACGAGGAAGTATAGGATGTTACCCAGGATACCGAGTGTGTTTGGGAGGGAGTTTGAGGAGGTTGAGGTTCCGTTGTGTGGGTTTGGGTATGATTGTGTTAATGATGATTATAAGGTTGTTAAGATTGGGGAGGGTGAGGAATGTACGGTGGTTATAGTGTATAGCTTGAAAAGTAATACGTGGAAAAGGATTCAGGATATTGGGAGTAATGTTCGTTTTATACCTGAACGGGGAAAGTTGGTAGGTGGAGCTCTGCATTGGATGACGATTAAGTATCCTAGAAATTGTTGTGGTTTTGTTTTTGGTATTGATCTCGGGCTTGAGCAATACAAGGAGGACCCTTTTCCTGATGTTCAAGGGACCTTTATATGCTTGGTTTATGTTGGAGAATCCCTTTGCATTACTGATAACTACCACGAGTCTCATACAGATGTGTGGCTGATGAATAATCATGGGAATGGAAAGGTATGGTACAAAGCATTTACAGTGGAGCAACCCGGACCATTTGGAACTTTTAAGTTTATTAGACCTGTTGCCTTTTCGAACACCGGCAACGATGTACTTTTAGAGGTGGACCGCAAAAAACTTTTGTGGTATGACCTTGAAAAGAAGACAGTCAAGACTATTAAGATTAATGGGATTCCGGTTAAGTTCGAGACACATATGTACACTGAGAGTCTCTTTCAACTCACTGAGGCTAAGCAGTTGCATAAGCTGTCACAAGACAAAAAACAGAAGCAACAACAAAAGAAAGG AGGATTTAAACTAAAGCATGAGATATACTTGATCACTGGAAAGATGGATGTGTCCGATTACAAG GAAGGCACCACAGATGGGTGA